The proteins below come from a single Thalassotalea ponticola genomic window:
- a CDS encoding DUF3301 domain-containing protein: MVLADIYVLIGLGLLIWYIWSIRELAEIARKLCQRYCDKNELQLISIARQKSRLAFSKRRGVYLDITYQFEFSGDGTSAYCGTLTMHGKTCIDISLPPYKV, translated from the coding sequence ATGGTATTAGCTGACATATATGTTCTTATCGGTTTGGGCTTGCTCATTTGGTATATTTGGAGTATTCGAGAGCTCGCTGAAATTGCCCGTAAATTGTGTCAGCGCTATTGCGATAAAAACGAGTTGCAATTAATCAGTATCGCCCGTCAAAAAAGTCGCCTCGCATTTAGTAAACGTCGCGGTGTGTACCTGGATATAACCTACCAATTCGAATTTAGCGGTGATGGCACCAGTGCCTATTGTGGTACGTTAACGATGCACGGCAAAACGTGTATCGACATTTCACTACCGCCATATAAAGTCTAA
- a CDS encoding protein-disulfide isomerase, whose amino-acid sequence MNAELFFIYDSHNPWCYATSALVEQIHQAFADMPINLWHMAYYDGDTKVSKQQVKQVAEQSAAQFGGDYLDHSNEFQDSLMAANFMAWVNSKQPEQAVSILRGLQRQHFVDNNPFTDKYDFQALCQRFKLSPPGKVFKAQLSKDAEWALAQIEEVQEVINTHAFPALLLAVDDNLVLLNHNLYLTKPEAIVEAVSLEMS is encoded by the coding sequence ATGAATGCAGAATTATTTTTTATTTACGATAGCCACAATCCATGGTGCTACGCTACCTCGGCCTTAGTTGAACAAATCCACCAAGCGTTTGCTGATATGCCCATTAACTTGTGGCATATGGCTTACTACGACGGTGACACCAAAGTTAGCAAGCAACAAGTAAAACAAGTTGCAGAGCAAAGTGCGGCGCAATTTGGTGGTGATTACCTCGATCACAGTAACGAATTTCAGGACTCGCTAATGGCGGCCAATTTTATGGCGTGGGTCAATAGCAAACAGCCCGAACAAGCGGTGAGCATTTTACGAGGATTGCAACGTCAACACTTTGTTGACAACAATCCGTTTACCGATAAATACGATTTTCAAGCGCTGTGTCAACGCTTTAAATTGTCACCGCCTGGCAAAGTGTTTAAAGCGCAATTAAGTAAAGACGCTGAGTGGGCTTTAGCACAAATAGAAGAGGTGCAAGAGGTGATTAATACCCATGCGTTTCCCGCCTTATTACTCGCCGTTGACGACAACTTAGTGTTGCTCAACCACAACCTGTATTTAACCAAGCCTGAGGCTATCGTTGAAGCCGTGTCGTTAGAAATGTCGTAA
- a CDS encoding TIGR02450 family Trp-rich protein, which translates to MVAAKKLLNSKWTKQQVVNKQRHFVVVEVEYDDDGHVVECVIEAVINRQRYAIDWRQLNDDSVWRAGWH; encoded by the coding sequence ATGGTCGCTGCAAAAAAATTGCTAAACAGTAAATGGACTAAGCAACAAGTTGTTAATAAGCAAAGACACTTTGTTGTGGTTGAGGTGGAGTACGACGATGATGGTCACGTTGTCGAGTGTGTTATTGAAGCGGTGATTAATCGTCAGCGCTATGCCATTGATTGGCGTCAGCTCAACGATGACAGCGTCTGGCGAGCCGGTTGGCACTAA
- a CDS encoding potassium channel family protein — MLVFTLVTVFVVALCVVLHYEVLRALSHRLPYLHYKNKYQILVGVVGALIAHCIQVGIFALGFYYLTHQQRFGELKGNFDGSLVDCAYFSFTTFTTVGFGDIEPHGAVRFYTGIESLTGLVLITWTASFLFIEMQRFWEKPRTNRG, encoded by the coding sequence ATGTTGGTTTTTACTTTGGTTACTGTTTTTGTAGTAGCATTGTGTGTTGTGTTGCATTATGAGGTACTGCGTGCACTATCTCACCGCCTTCCGTATTTGCACTACAAGAACAAATATCAAATTTTAGTTGGCGTGGTTGGTGCGTTGATCGCACATTGTATTCAAGTCGGTATTTTTGCTCTGGGTTTTTATTACCTGACTCATCAGCAGCGCTTTGGTGAGCTCAAAGGAAACTTTGACGGTAGCTTGGTCGATTGCGCCTATTTTTCATTTACGACATTTACTACGGTGGGGTTTGGTGATATCGAACCGCACGGCGCGGTGCGCTTTTATACGGGTATTGAATCACTAACTGGCTTAGTGTTGATCACGTGGACCGCGTCGTTCTTGTTTATTGAAATGCAGCGCTTTTGGGAAAAGCCGAGAACAAATAGAGGCTAA
- a CDS encoding YhdH/YhfP family quinone oxidoreductase — protein sequence MTTSYRALVVTEDDSGQFKQTVSDLPFDNLPDNDVLIKVHYSSLNYKDAMSAFGNKGVTRQYPHTPGIDAAGVVISDRSGNFTEHNKVLVFGYDLGMNTPGGLAEYICVPANWVVPCPTNVSLSDAMIYGTGGLTAALCIEKLLTMGAKPSDGPVAVTGATGGVGSISVALLHKLGFEVIAFSGKDDTSLLLKLGANEVLHRDRINDIGDKPLGKGLYGHAIDTLGGDYLANLVKQLKPNGGVAACGLAASASFSLNVFPFITRGVSILGVDSVNIPLTEKARMWELVADKYALADIHMLATTISLDQVIEVLPKFFNGQVTGRYLVSIGAEG from the coding sequence ATGACAACCAGTTATCGCGCCTTAGTAGTCACCGAAGATGACAGCGGCCAATTTAAGCAGACCGTAAGCGATCTGCCCTTTGACAACTTACCCGATAATGACGTGCTGATTAAAGTTCACTACTCATCATTAAACTACAAAGACGCCATGTCTGCCTTTGGCAACAAGGGGGTCACTCGCCAATACCCTCATACTCCGGGAATTGATGCAGCCGGCGTTGTGATAAGTGATCGTTCAGGCAACTTTACCGAACACAACAAAGTATTGGTGTTTGGTTACGACTTAGGTATGAATACCCCCGGTGGGTTAGCGGAGTATATTTGTGTACCGGCCAATTGGGTGGTGCCATGCCCAACTAACGTAAGCTTAAGTGATGCGATGATATACGGTACCGGCGGACTCACCGCTGCCCTTTGCATTGAAAAACTATTAACCATGGGAGCCAAACCAAGCGATGGCCCAGTTGCAGTAACAGGGGCTACAGGCGGTGTGGGCAGTATCAGCGTCGCCCTATTGCACAAACTTGGCTTTGAGGTCATTGCCTTTAGTGGTAAAGACGATACCAGCTTGCTGCTAAAGCTCGGTGCAAACGAGGTTTTACATCGCGATAGAATCAACGACATCGGCGACAAACCACTGGGCAAAGGACTTTACGGACACGCTATTGACACACTAGGAGGCGACTACCTCGCCAATTTGGTCAAGCAACTTAAGCCAAATGGCGGCGTTGCAGCCTGCGGACTGGCTGCTTCGGCCTCGTTTAGCTTAAATGTGTTTCCGTTTATTACTCGCGGGGTGTCAATTTTGGGAGTTGATTCGGTCAACATCCCATTGACCGAGAAAGCCCGCATGTGGGAGCTTGTGGCCGATAAATACGCATTGGCTGACATCCACATGTTAGCCACTACGATTTCCCTCGACCAAGTCATTGAGGTGTTGCCTAAGTTTTTTAACGGCCAAGTAACCGGGCGCTATTTAGTGAGTATCGGGGCTGAAGGGTAA
- a CDS encoding succinylglutamate desuccinylase/aspartoacylase family protein has protein sequence MAVDFSDVCFLKDPGFDSLKSDYEQFLLSLYAPTVIDISGRDQSRTRVVTTLIHGNEPSGLIAMHRYLTQLHADQRPITNLRFIICSIEAASASPRFSHRYLPDGLDLNRCFGYHKQPAGYYLRARQIEHIIEQARPEVVVDLHNTSGYSPAFAVSVMKNEMALSLAAVFCRALVLSHIRLGALMEQDFGCEAITIECGGNTDSQAHEVAYLGLVKLATLDDLSAQHINQTVTTYLNPLRLQLADRTALHFAKQDFGLAGVTLCDNIEQYNFGQIYPEQMLGWVDTHGLNNLQLLDASGVNVVNDYFQLRGNQLVPKQAIHVFMATKNSQIAKSDCLFYLVSHKNQLT, from the coding sequence ATGGCAGTAGATTTTAGTGATGTTTGCTTTCTCAAAGACCCCGGCTTTGACAGTTTAAAATCCGATTACGAGCAGTTTTTATTGAGCTTGTACGCGCCAACGGTCATAGATATATCGGGTCGAGATCAAAGTCGCACTCGGGTTGTCACCACCTTGATTCACGGCAATGAGCCTTCAGGGCTTATTGCCATGCACCGCTACTTAACTCAACTTCACGCCGACCAACGACCAATAACCAATTTGCGCTTTATCATTTGCAGTATTGAGGCGGCGTCAGCTTCGCCGAGGTTTAGTCATCGCTACTTACCCGATGGCCTCGATTTAAACCGTTGTTTTGGCTATCACAAGCAACCAGCAGGCTATTATTTGCGCGCTCGGCAAATCGAGCACATTATCGAACAAGCGCGTCCGGAAGTGGTGGTAGACTTACACAACACCTCTGGTTACAGCCCAGCATTTGCCGTGTCGGTGATGAAAAACGAAATGGCGTTGTCGTTAGCCGCTGTGTTTTGCCGTGCTTTGGTGTTATCTCACATTCGCCTAGGGGCTTTGATGGAGCAAGATTTTGGCTGTGAAGCCATTACCATAGAATGCGGTGGAAATACAGATAGCCAAGCACACGAAGTGGCTTATCTCGGGTTAGTCAAACTGGCCACATTGGATGATCTCAGTGCACAGCATATCAACCAAACCGTAACCACTTACCTCAACCCATTGCGCCTGCAATTGGCTGATCGCACTGCACTGCACTTTGCCAAGCAAGATTTCGGTTTAGCAGGAGTGACCTTATGTGACAATATTGAGCAGTATAATTTTGGTCAAATCTACCCCGAGCAAATGTTGGGCTGGGTCGATACTCACGGTTTAAACAATCTGCAGCTACTTGATGCCAGTGGCGTTAATGTGGTTAACGATTACTTTCAATTAAGAGGTAATCAACTGGTTCCAAAACAAGCCATACATGTTTTTATGGCAACAAAAAACAGTCAAATAGCCAAAAGCGATTGCCTGTTTTATCTGGTCAGCCACAAAAATCAGCTGACATAA
- a CDS encoding glutamate-cysteine ligase family protein — MGQNVPNISFSDSDYDEFQQTLYQQLDQLKAILSSAEFGQQTHKIGAELELYLIDKDANMSASNQQVLKAVDDAQFQYELNQYNVEINLSAFAIDDQPLHKLKGELQQKLTALADAAKPLGVEALPIGILPTLNHNNLSADLMTPLGRYHCLSRQLINQRGSDFHIKINGKDPLDMHLSNICAEGANTSLQIHLMTDKQRFCRVFNAAQLTLPLVTAISANSPIFLGNQLWDETRVALFKQSIDVRHNKPLIPNKPARVSYGYGWLRHSVWELFAESVALYPPIIPLRDHADTSSSEQLPKLSELCLHMGTLWPWHRPVYDHHGNGHMRIEFRAIASGPSVDDMIANAAFAIGLAEGIADEVDEIISVLPFKYAEYNFYRAAQYGLDAQILWPLEQKYQPQMVAITDVITKLLPIARRGLRQIGISEQEINEFLGIIELRLEIGLTGARWQRHTLDHFLKTQTKSEALQSTVKAYQHNYQSGKHLCQWERPWQ, encoded by the coding sequence ATGGGTCAGAACGTTCCAAACATCTCGTTTAGCGACAGTGATTACGACGAGTTTCAGCAAACGTTATATCAGCAACTGGATCAATTAAAAGCGATCTTGTCATCGGCTGAGTTCGGTCAACAAACTCACAAAATAGGTGCTGAGCTTGAACTTTACTTGATCGATAAAGATGCCAACATGAGTGCCAGCAATCAACAAGTGCTCAAGGCGGTTGACGATGCCCAATTTCAATACGAATTAAATCAATACAACGTCGAGATAAATCTGAGTGCCTTCGCCATTGATGATCAGCCACTGCACAAGTTAAAGGGCGAACTGCAACAGAAGTTAACCGCACTTGCTGATGCCGCTAAACCACTCGGTGTTGAAGCCTTGCCGATTGGTATTTTACCGACCTTAAATCACAACAACCTCAGTGCCGATTTGATGACACCACTCGGTCGTTATCACTGCCTTTCTCGTCAGTTGATAAACCAGCGCGGCAGTGACTTCCACATTAAAATAAATGGCAAAGACCCACTCGACATGCACTTGTCGAATATTTGTGCTGAGGGAGCCAATACATCGCTACAAATTCATTTAATGACCGATAAACAGCGATTTTGTCGGGTGTTTAACGCCGCCCAGCTAACCCTCCCTTTGGTTACCGCGATTAGCGCAAATTCGCCGATTTTTCTCGGTAACCAACTTTGGGATGAAACCCGCGTGGCCTTGTTCAAACAATCGATTGACGTGCGCCACAACAAGCCGCTGATCCCCAACAAGCCAGCACGTGTGAGTTACGGCTACGGCTGGTTGCGTCACAGTGTGTGGGAGTTATTTGCCGAGTCGGTTGCCCTATACCCCCCTATTATTCCGCTTCGCGATCACGCTGACACTAGCTCATCAGAGCAACTACCTAAACTCAGTGAACTGTGTTTGCACATGGGGACGCTATGGCCGTGGCATCGCCCAGTCTATGATCACCACGGCAACGGTCATATGCGCATTGAATTCAGAGCCATTGCCTCTGGGCCAAGTGTTGACGACATGATAGCAAATGCCGCCTTTGCCATTGGCCTAGCCGAGGGTATTGCTGATGAGGTCGATGAAATCATTAGTGTACTGCCGTTTAAATACGCCGAATACAATTTTTATCGAGCTGCGCAATACGGCTTAGATGCGCAAATTCTTTGGCCGTTAGAGCAAAAATATCAACCTCAAATGGTCGCTATTACTGATGTGATCACCAAACTATTACCCATCGCTAGACGCGGACTGCGCCAAATTGGCATTTCCGAGCAGGAAATCAATGAATTTTTGGGGATAATCGAGCTGCGCTTAGAGATCGGTTTAACCGGTGCTAGATGGCAACGACATACACTTGATCACTTTTTAAAGACACAAACCAAAAGCGAAGCTCTGCAATCAACTGTCAAAGCCTATCAACACAACTATCAAAGTGGTAAACACCTTTGCCAGTGGGAGCGTCCATGGCAGTAG
- a CDS encoding glutaredoxin family protein, protein MNKCPHCDTAKQYLDGQGIKYRLCNVSTPNGKKEFNQLGFRGVPVLKIGDQFLNGFSIKQFNRLYKG, encoded by the coding sequence ATGAATAAGTGCCCACACTGCGATACGGCAAAGCAATATCTTGACGGTCAAGGTATTAAGTATCGATTGTGTAATGTATCAACCCCAAATGGCAAAAAAGAGTTTAACCAATTGGGGTTTCGCGGCGTACCGGTATTAAAAATTGGCGATCAATTTTTAAATGGATTTTCAATAAAGCAGTTTAATCGCTTGTACAAAGGTTAA
- a CDS encoding prenyltransferase, with the protein MSPFRALCKALRLPFLTLTLSCLALVYALLVWHQVNFVAVHFALVCLAAIAAHIGVNALNEYQDFQSGLDLHTQRTPFSGGSGALPAQPEAAKNVVLVAYCCLLLVALIGVYFVWLSGPGLALVGALGLVIIITYTPYINRWPVACLLAPGIGFGGLIVGASFWLLSKQLTEAAMIAMLVTAVVTSNLLLLNQIPDRVVDKQFGRNHFVIAYGVSATLVSYSVLMLMAMASLCIGYYALVLPKAALWALAPLFLHFVCLDFVRRSMRGKNSAHLHTALLINVLVANSLPLVLALALLNASHSPYVS; encoded by the coding sequence TTGTCACCATTTCGCGCTCTTTGCAAAGCACTGCGTTTACCATTTCTCACCCTGACACTGAGTTGCTTGGCGCTTGTCTATGCGCTGTTGGTATGGCATCAGGTGAATTTTGTGGCGGTGCATTTTGCCCTGGTGTGCTTGGCGGCGATAGCGGCGCACATCGGGGTTAATGCGTTAAACGAATATCAAGACTTTCAATCTGGCCTTGACTTACACACTCAGCGCACCCCGTTTAGTGGTGGTAGCGGCGCCTTACCGGCACAACCCGAAGCTGCCAAAAATGTGGTGCTAGTCGCTTATTGTTGCTTGCTGCTGGTGGCGCTGATCGGCGTCTATTTTGTCTGGCTTAGCGGCCCTGGCTTAGCACTTGTCGGTGCGCTTGGACTGGTGATTATTATTACCTATACTCCGTATATCAATCGCTGGCCTGTGGCTTGTTTACTGGCACCGGGCATAGGCTTTGGTGGCCTGATTGTCGGTGCGTCATTTTGGTTGCTGAGTAAACAGCTAACTGAGGCGGCGATGATAGCGATGCTAGTCACCGCAGTGGTGACCTCAAACTTGTTGCTGCTCAATCAAATTCCTGACCGTGTGGTAGACAAGCAGTTTGGCCGCAACCACTTTGTCATCGCCTATGGCGTGTCAGCGACCTTAGTATCCTATAGTGTCTTAATGTTAATGGCGATGGCCAGCTTGTGTATTGGTTATTACGCCCTGGTACTGCCCAAGGCGGCCTTGTGGGCATTGGCACCGTTGTTTTTACACTTTGTTTGTTTAGATTTTGTAAGGCGCTCAATGCGGGGTAAAAACTCTGCTCATTTACACACCGCGCTGCTGATCAATGTGCTGGTGGCAAATAGTTTGCCATTGGTATTAGCCTTGGCACTGCTCAATGCTTCACACTCGCCTTATGTCAGCTGA
- a CDS encoding ADP-ribosylglycohydrolase family protein: protein MLYRRSTCIKVALLPVVLLAAKPALAKPMTSALLDNGNAMSSLQTSDAELQARSKNTTSLRISRSSYLHKLRGFWLGQNIANWTGLITEMDKVGTPQTLPFYTDDDWGSKDLPAMWGEGVPHSDRIDFYIEKVDGVWGADDDTDIEYMYLHLHHLHQTSKLTPAQIQQGWLAHTYADNEAPLFKKFVDSKPVRENFLWESNQTARDLMAKGVLPPQTSEESVNKKSMMIDAQLTTEIFGLLAPANVDVALDIARLPIRVAGNNEAAEIASFYVVMHSLASVVDTKQPMSQQTMWLANRAREYLTDGSYPAAMYDFVLQHYLENPDKSNWEATRDAIYQRYQLEQRDGYQQQDPFAAGINFAASLVSWFYGQGDFKRTIQIGTLTGWDSDNPTATWGGLLGFMLSVDGVKAAFAEDNMSERYWIHRTRRNFVDYTKDEDGDDNFALMSQRMLDVIDRVVKEQMQGHVDESSWQITWSKNQP from the coding sequence ATGCTCTATCGTCGTTCAACTTGTATCAAGGTTGCTCTGCTACCTGTTGTTTTATTGGCCGCTAAACCTGCTTTGGCTAAGCCTATGACGTCAGCGTTGTTGGATAATGGGAACGCGATGTCTTCTTTGCAAACCAGTGATGCCGAGTTACAGGCCAGATCGAAAAACACGACGTCACTGAGGATTAGTAGATCGAGTTATTTGCACAAACTGCGCGGATTTTGGCTCGGGCAAAATATTGCTAACTGGACTGGTTTAATAACCGAAATGGACAAAGTTGGAACACCACAAACCTTGCCGTTTTATACCGATGATGATTGGGGCAGTAAAGATTTGCCCGCGATGTGGGGCGAGGGGGTACCGCACAGCGATCGAATAGATTTTTATATTGAAAAAGTTGATGGTGTATGGGGAGCCGATGACGATACAGACATTGAATACATGTACTTACATTTACACCATCTGCATCAAACATCGAAATTGACACCAGCACAAATTCAGCAAGGCTGGTTGGCACATACTTATGCTGACAACGAGGCCCCTTTATTTAAAAAGTTTGTCGATTCGAAGCCAGTCAGAGAAAATTTTTTGTGGGAATCGAATCAAACAGCCAGAGACTTAATGGCAAAAGGTGTACTACCACCTCAGACCAGTGAAGAAAGCGTAAATAAAAAGTCGATGATGATTGACGCACAGCTTACTACTGAAATATTTGGTTTGCTAGCACCTGCTAATGTTGACGTTGCTCTAGATATCGCTCGATTACCCATACGTGTTGCGGGCAATAACGAAGCTGCTGAAATCGCCTCGTTTTATGTCGTTATGCATTCGTTAGCGAGTGTCGTTGATACAAAACAGCCGATGTCGCAACAAACTATGTGGCTCGCTAATCGCGCACGAGAGTATTTAACAGATGGCTCTTACCCAGCGGCTATGTATGACTTTGTGTTACAGCATTATTTGGAAAATCCCGATAAAAGTAATTGGGAGGCAACTCGCGATGCCATTTATCAGCGGTATCAATTGGAGCAACGCGACGGATATCAGCAACAAGATCCATTTGCTGCAGGGATCAATTTTGCCGCAAGTCTAGTCAGTTGGTTTTATGGTCAAGGTGATTTTAAACGCACCATCCAAATTGGCACCTTAACTGGGTGGGACTCTGATAACCCAACCGCAACTTGGGGAGGTTTACTCGGTTTCATGCTTTCGGTTGACGGGGTAAAAGCCGCGTTCGCAGAAGATAACATGTCCGAGCGATATTGGATTCATAGAACTCGGCGAAACTTTGTCGACTACACCAAAGACGAAGATGGCGACGACAATTTTGCTTTAATGTCACAACGGATGTTGGATGTCATTGATCGTGTAGTTAAGGAACAAATGCAAGGGCATGTGGATGAATCGTCTTGGCAGATAACTTGGTCGAAGAATCAACCCTAA